A window of Opitutus sp. ER46 contains these coding sequences:
- a CDS encoding multidrug DMT transporter permease translates to MFLVESYPLAVALCVVTMLCWGSWANTQKLATKAWPFQLFYWDYAIGVLLLSLVLAFTLGSSGPAGRGFLADLAQADSRWLGSAFAGGVIFNLSNILLVAAIDIAGMAVAFPVGVGLALVVGVITTYLATPSGNVPMLAAGVGAIVIAIILDAFAYKRLAGANAGASSKGLALSIAAGLLMGWFYSFVAKAMGAIDPATHALEAGKLSPYTAIVLFSVGLLLSNFLWNTLMMIRPFKGAPVPFGDYFTKGTLRLHLIGILGGAIWNLGMSFSIIASTLAGAALSYGLGQGATMIGAFWGVFIWKEFKAAPPGTNRLLAAMFFFYVVGLAILILSKA, encoded by the coding sequence ATGTTTCTTGTCGAATCCTACCCCCTCGCCGTCGCGCTGTGCGTCGTGACCATGCTCTGCTGGGGCTCCTGGGCCAACACCCAGAAGCTCGCGACCAAAGCATGGCCGTTTCAGCTCTTCTATTGGGACTACGCCATCGGCGTCCTGCTCCTGTCCCTCGTGCTCGCCTTTACGCTCGGCAGCTCCGGCCCGGCCGGCCGCGGCTTTCTCGCGGACCTCGCCCAGGCTGACTCGCGCTGGCTCGGCTCGGCCTTCGCGGGCGGCGTGATCTTCAACCTGTCCAACATCCTGCTCGTCGCCGCCATCGACATCGCCGGCATGGCGGTCGCGTTCCCCGTCGGCGTCGGTCTCGCGCTGGTTGTCGGTGTCATCACCACCTACCTCGCCACGCCTTCCGGCAACGTGCCCATGCTCGCCGCCGGCGTCGGCGCCATCGTGATCGCGATCATCCTCGACGCCTTCGCCTACAAGCGGCTCGCGGGCGCCAACGCCGGCGCGTCCTCCAAGGGACTCGCCCTCTCCATCGCCGCCGGCCTACTGATGGGCTGGTTCTACAGCTTCGTCGCGAAGGCCATGGGCGCGATCGACCCCGCCACGCACGCCCTCGAGGCGGGAAAGCTCAGTCCGTACACCGCCATCGTCCTGTTCAGCGTCGGCCTGCTGCTCTCCAATTTCCTCTGGAACACGCTCATGATGATCAGGCCGTTCAAGGGCGCCCCGGTCCCGTTCGGCGACTACTTCACCAAGGGCACGCTGCGGCTGCACCTCATCGGCATCCTGGGGGGCGCCATCTGGAATCTCGGCATGAGCTTCAGCATCATCGCCAGCACGCTCGCCGGCGCCGCCCTCTCCTACGGGCTGGGCCAGGGCGCCACCATGATCGGCGCTTTTTGGGGCGTGTTCATCTGGAAGGAGTTCAAGGCCGCTCCTCCCGGCACCAACCGGCTGCTCGCCGCCATGTTCTTTTTCTACGTCGTCGGCCTCGCCATCCTCATCCTCTCGAAAGCCTGA
- a CDS encoding beta-L-arabinofuranosidase domain-containing protein: MKLGSCLIVSAALLTVFNARAADVLPLPFVVPAKVADVQSALIADQAHLEGFLGVRIAANERNRLLAIDENRLLEGFRKRPGRQPWDGEHVGKWLHAATLAWVNTGDPALRAKLDLVVRELLKCQLPDGYLGTYVPEQRWTVWDVWAHKYNLLGLLTYVRYTGDTTPLAACRRMADLLCHDIGDAPGQRSILEGSPHVGMAHSSILEPMVWLYRLTGEERYLKFCEMIVRAWDGPNGPRIVTDLNAGRGVHQVANAKAYEMLSCINGTLELYRATGDARLLRAARAAWADIVAQRLYLTGTCSHHEHFHDAFELPNALQNVGETCVTVTWLQFNAHLLALTGEPAFAEELERTAYNHLLGAQQPDGAGWAYYVELEGRRKPFSQDLTGHCCLSSGPRGVALIPTFAGGVDAEGAVVNLYDRGEMRLVLRDGRRVTLRVDTDYPLQETVRLTVTAAEGSGDFALKLRIPAWARQASVSCNGLHVSASAGAYQSLRRTWRTGDTVELRLPLEPRLLLGTHGNVGRAAVLYGPLVLAADDRVNPDLKLGTFQLYHRDIAALKFAVVPAAEAAALLPNTPVFTVITSTVPEVPHAPRQHNLPLRLIPYANAGANSPFQVWLPIWL, from the coding sequence ATGAAACTCGGTTCCTGCCTCATCGTGTCCGCTGCTCTCCTCACCGTCTTCAATGCCCGCGCGGCGGATGTCCTGCCGCTCCCGTTCGTCGTTCCGGCGAAAGTGGCTGACGTCCAGTCTGCCCTCATCGCCGACCAGGCGCACCTCGAAGGCTTCCTCGGCGTCCGCATCGCCGCCAACGAGCGCAACCGGCTGCTCGCCATTGACGAGAACCGGCTGCTCGAAGGTTTTCGCAAGCGCCCCGGCCGGCAGCCATGGGACGGCGAGCATGTCGGCAAATGGCTGCACGCCGCCACGCTCGCCTGGGTCAACACCGGCGACCCGGCGCTGCGCGCCAAGCTGGATCTCGTTGTGCGCGAGTTGCTCAAGTGCCAGCTCCCCGACGGCTACCTCGGCACCTACGTGCCCGAACAGCGGTGGACGGTGTGGGACGTCTGGGCGCACAAATACAACCTGCTCGGGCTGCTCACCTACGTCCGCTACACGGGCGACACCACCCCGCTTGCCGCCTGCCGCCGGATGGCCGACCTGCTTTGCCATGACATCGGCGATGCGCCCGGCCAGCGCAGCATCCTCGAGGGCAGCCCGCATGTCGGCATGGCCCACAGCAGCATCCTCGAGCCGATGGTCTGGCTTTACCGGCTGACCGGTGAGGAGCGGTACCTGAAATTCTGCGAGATGATCGTGCGCGCCTGGGACGGACCGAATGGCCCGCGGATCGTCACCGACCTCAACGCCGGCCGCGGCGTGCACCAGGTCGCCAACGCGAAGGCGTACGAGATGCTGTCCTGCATCAACGGCACGCTGGAGCTGTATCGGGCAACCGGAGACGCCCGCCTCCTCCGCGCGGCGCGGGCCGCGTGGGCCGACATCGTCGCGCAGCGGCTCTACCTCACGGGCACCTGCAGCCACCACGAGCACTTCCACGACGCCTTCGAGCTGCCCAACGCGCTGCAGAACGTCGGCGAGACGTGCGTGACCGTCACCTGGCTGCAGTTCAACGCCCACCTCCTCGCTTTGACGGGCGAGCCCGCGTTTGCCGAGGAACTCGAGCGCACCGCGTACAACCACCTGCTCGGAGCGCAGCAGCCCGATGGCGCCGGCTGGGCCTACTACGTCGAACTCGAGGGCCGCCGGAAACCGTTCTCGCAGGATCTCACTGGCCATTGCTGCCTCTCCAGCGGCCCGCGCGGCGTCGCCTTGATCCCGACGTTCGCCGGCGGCGTGGACGCCGAGGGCGCGGTCGTGAACCTGTATGACCGCGGGGAGATGCGGCTGGTATTGCGCGACGGACGCCGCGTGACCCTGCGCGTCGACACCGACTACCCGCTGCAGGAAACGGTCCGGCTGACGGTGACCGCGGCGGAGGGCTCCGGGGACTTCGCGCTGAAGCTGCGCATCCCGGCGTGGGCCCGGCAGGCCTCGGTGTCGTGCAACGGCCTGCACGTTTCCGCGTCCGCCGGCGCCTACCAAAGCCTGCGCCGCACGTGGCGGACGGGCGACACGGTCGAACTCCGCCTGCCGCTGGAGCCACGGCTCCTGCTCGGCACGCATGGCAACGTCGGCCGCGCCGCGGTGCTCTACGGCCCGCTGGTGCTCGCCGCCGACGACCGCGTCAACCCCGACCTTAAGCTCGGGACGTTCCAGCTCTACCACCGCGACATCGCCGCGCTGAAGTTTGCGGTCGTGCCCGCCGCGGAGGCCGCCGCGTTGCTGCCGAACACGCCGGTCTTCACGGTGATCACGTCGACCGTGCCGGAGGTGCCGCACGCCCCGCGCCAGCACAACCTGCCGCTCCGGCTGATCCCGTACGCGAACGCCGGCGCGAATTCCCCCTTCCAGGTCTGGCTGCCCATCTGGCTGTAG
- a CDS encoding LacI family DNA-binding transcriptional regulator codes for MAASSLKRIAAATGVSESTVSRILSGQAARYRISPKTAARVLACAKDEDFVPNSLARNLRLKRTHTLGLVVPDLTNPFFAGVTRQIAGAARREGFSLVLCDSEENTALEIDALRRLRGRNVEGIVICPVGLYADHLREFASSHVPVVQVDRYFADLPWPYVGCENQAGARIATSHLLSGGRSRIACIQGLPGTSTNDLRVAGYRNAILSTGPGVAAPLIVGDAFTEQSGYEHARRLLELSPRPDAILALGNVIALGAMRAIAEAGLSVPRDLALACFDEQPYAEWLAAPMTTVVQPVHQLGELAARQMFTLLREPAAKPASVLLPTQLVIRASTAPTSAFPPHH; via the coding sequence ATGGCCGCCTCTTCCCTCAAGCGCATCGCCGCCGCCACCGGCGTCTCCGAATCCACTGTTTCCCGGATTCTCAGCGGGCAGGCCGCCCGCTACCGCATCAGCCCCAAGACCGCCGCGCGCGTGCTCGCCTGCGCCAAGGACGAAGACTTCGTCCCCAATTCGCTCGCTCGCAACCTGCGCCTCAAACGCACCCACACGCTGGGCCTCGTCGTTCCCGATCTCACCAATCCGTTCTTCGCCGGCGTCACCCGCCAGATCGCCGGCGCCGCCCGCCGCGAAGGCTTCTCCCTCGTCCTGTGCGACAGCGAGGAAAACACCGCGCTCGAAATCGACGCGTTGCGCCGGCTGCGCGGTCGCAATGTCGAGGGCATCGTCATCTGCCCCGTGGGCCTGTACGCCGATCACCTGCGCGAGTTTGCCTCGTCCCACGTCCCGGTCGTGCAGGTGGACCGCTACTTCGCCGATCTTCCTTGGCCCTACGTCGGCTGCGAGAATCAGGCGGGCGCCCGGATCGCCACCTCCCACCTGCTGAGCGGGGGACGCTCCCGGATCGCGTGCATCCAAGGCCTGCCCGGCACCTCCACCAACGATCTCCGCGTCGCCGGTTACCGGAACGCCATCCTCAGCACCGGTCCCGGCGTCGCGGCCCCGCTCATCGTCGGCGACGCCTTCACCGAGCAGAGCGGCTACGAGCATGCGCGCCGGCTGCTGGAGCTCAGCCCGCGGCCCGACGCGATCCTCGCGCTCGGCAACGTCATCGCTCTCGGCGCCATGCGCGCCATCGCCGAGGCGGGTCTCTCTGTGCCGCGCGACCTCGCCCTCGCGTGCTTCGACGAGCAGCCGTACGCCGAGTGGCTCGCCGCCCCGATGACCACGGTCGTCCAGCCGGTGCACCAACTGGGGGAGCTCGCCGCCCGCCAGATGTTCACGCTGTTGCGCGAACCGGCGGCCAAGCCCGCCAGCGTGCTGCTCCCCACTCAGCTCGTGATCCGCGCCTCGACCGCGCCCACCTCCGCCTTTCCTCCCCATCACTAA
- the rbsK gene encoding ribokinase has translation MSRARIAVIGSSNTDMILKLPRIPRPGETLLGGEYLSAAGGKGANQAVAAARLGGAVSFIARVGADVLGEQAIAGFQHEGIDVQHVQRDAACASGVALIFVDAQGENCIGVAGGANGRLSADDIARAHATIAGSAVALLQLETPLATVQAAAETAATAGATVILNPAPAQELPDALLRHISVLTPNEHEAALLSGLPVTDAASAATAAARLLAKGPKAVVITLGALGAYVHTASGGQLVPSFPVQAVDTTAAGDTFNGALAVALAEGRPLAEAVRFGNAAAALSVTRFGAQPSVPTRREVEAFLRG, from the coding sequence ATGAGCCGCGCCCGCATCGCCGTCATCGGCAGCTCCAACACCGACATGATCCTGAAGCTCCCGCGGATCCCGCGGCCGGGCGAAACGCTCCTCGGCGGCGAGTATCTCTCCGCCGCCGGCGGCAAGGGCGCCAACCAGGCCGTCGCCGCCGCGCGGCTGGGCGGCGCCGTTTCGTTCATCGCCCGGGTCGGTGCCGACGTGCTGGGCGAGCAGGCGATCGCCGGTTTTCAGCATGAAGGCATCGACGTCCAGCACGTGCAGCGTGACGCCGCGTGCGCCTCGGGCGTCGCCTTGATCTTCGTCGACGCCCAGGGCGAAAACTGCATCGGCGTCGCCGGCGGCGCGAATGGTCGCCTGAGCGCCGACGACATCGCGCGCGCCCACGCGACCATCGCCGGCAGCGCCGTCGCCCTCCTCCAGCTCGAAACTCCGCTCGCCACCGTCCAGGCCGCCGCGGAAACCGCCGCAACCGCCGGCGCCACCGTGATCCTGAATCCTGCGCCGGCGCAGGAACTGCCCGACGCCCTGCTGCGCCACATCTCCGTGCTCACGCCCAACGAACACGAGGCCGCCCTCCTCTCCGGCCTGCCGGTGACTGACGCCGCCAGCGCCGCCACCGCCGCCGCCCGGCTGCTCGCGAAGGGCCCCAAGGCCGTCGTGATCACGCTGGGCGCGCTCGGCGCCTACGTGCACACCGCTTCCGGCGGGCAGTTGGTGCCCTCGTTCCCGGTGCAGGCGGTCGACACCACGGCCGCCGGGGACACGTTCAACGGCGCGCTGGCGGTCGCGCTGGCGGAGGGCCGGCCGCTCGCCGAAGCCGTCCGCTTCGGCAACGCCGCCGCCGCCCTCTCCGTCACCCGTTTCGGGGCGCAACCCTCCGTGCCCACCCGCCGCGAGGTCGAGGCGTTCCTCCGCGGCTGA
- a CDS encoding PAS domain S-box protein, with amino-acid sequence MSPQLKPSDFWLGRPLPAEVRDPVLSLCLWLAALGSTFVLGVGFLHQQAGFWLMPICWLQGAQLLASVTALLWRRGPIAFRGTVLITFCHLMALGVFAYRGATPNSSLFLTIATLFAGLSFGLRAMVLSYGAALGWHLCAYLGWSAGWLPLQSVRRIEGAATAAYWLENALGFALSCGVIVVLIGFLIRRLILHNAEVAETTAALAREQQMRAEAEVSRLRAEATAQTSVRQSELEMRSLFLAAPVGIAVVHNRIFHRVNARFAELFGYQPEELIGKNTRLLYADQAKFEEVGRKVYQQRASGEPARIEAVHRCKDGTELDILIKAAPIDPAVPDGAYIVMLMDITTTKRAEALVRRSEARLRETLDHTSDAIFTARVEPDGRFVYEDVNAAVEQFGLSVEAFRAGTTTPADIFPPDTAETIRGQYQQCVEARRMIEVRQELTTPRGLRLFATKLVPVVATEGGPVVRLVGFARDMTEQLRAEQALRESEERLQRLLSNSNDLFIVIDAAGVYRSVHGPVAAMIGLTAEELVGGNSLDGIHPDDRQRVAEHLAAAVAAPGCTVSAEYRYQHKDGSWVHIEAVGANWLHDPSINGIVLNCRNVTERKRTEESLRRSEAELAAAQEHAHIGSWSLDLDAGRGTWSRQLYRLFGVPPANRIPSFTEFLELVDSRDRERLVAAFARTGETGVPAQLECRTQANQGGMTMFEIRIHRDPSAPAAGRRLLGTIQDVTEREATAAALRQSEARLQTAQEQARIGSWDLNLATDTGYWSKEMFRLFDLEPTATPPPFSQFTELAHPEDRAAIERSVRTVVESHQPGRLIYRANPAICAERYLELDVRPHLGEDGKVHYLTGTLQDVTHRMQAEAALREKERRWSTLVANLPGVTYRCANDPHWTVEFISASCRELLGVPEEDYLVTRKALLEEIIPPEQREAVWQEVQRCLAAREPYRLNYRVATRTDREVWVAEQGQGIFDAAGRLVALEGVLFDVTELKRTEQALRESEANYRGIFETALEGIFRSTPEGRFLAVNPAMARMHGYETPAEMLATVTDLATQVYADPEDRRRILDSLARTGWVHNYEYQARRKDGQLIWVLLSGRTVTDTSGRLLYYQGTCLDITEHKRMAELQAAKAQAEIANKAKSVFLANMSHEIRTPMNAILGFTQLMLRDSAITAEHRTALETIDRNGEYLLALLNDVLDLSKIEAQRATLKLGPCSLRQLVGNLGSTFAARVAAKKLTFTLDLADDVPSVVLGDEGKIRQILVNLLGNAVKFTARGEITLRLRAFPQDREHWLIQAEIEDTGIGIAAHEFGVLFKQFEQTSAGRRTGSGTGLGLAISREFARMMEGDVTVRSTEGVGSVFTVSLRLAAVAGEPASARASSLPRILRIAPGQPSCRILVVDDQEDSRLLLSSLLGSVGFEVETAANGAAAVAEFERWHPHAIVMDLRMPVMNGAEAIRRIRDLPGGRDVRILGLSASVIQELRDPMEGADDFLGKPFRDDELLDRLGRLLNLRFETDARAAIAASCGLAALPARFVEPLRRAVASADLDAVLVLLDELDVDSPELAAELRTMTDRFDWDRIATLLPSSAPSQPLP; translated from the coding sequence ATGTCTCCCCAGCTCAAACCTTCCGATTTTTGGCTTGGCCGTCCGCTGCCGGCTGAGGTTCGCGACCCCGTCTTGTCGCTCTGCCTCTGGCTGGCCGCGCTTGGCAGCACCTTCGTGCTGGGTGTCGGATTCCTGCATCAGCAGGCCGGTTTCTGGCTGATGCCGATATGCTGGCTGCAGGGAGCACAGTTGCTGGCCAGTGTGACTGCGCTGCTCTGGCGCCGGGGGCCGATCGCCTTCCGCGGCACAGTCCTGATCACATTCTGCCATCTCATGGCGCTCGGAGTCTTTGCGTATCGCGGCGCGACGCCCAACTCCTCGCTCTTCCTCACCATCGCCACGCTCTTTGCGGGCCTGAGTTTCGGCCTGCGCGCGATGGTGCTCTCGTATGGCGCTGCGTTGGGCTGGCACCTTTGCGCCTACCTCGGCTGGAGCGCAGGTTGGCTGCCGCTGCAGTCGGTGCGGCGGATCGAGGGAGCGGCCACTGCCGCCTACTGGTTGGAGAACGCCCTCGGGTTCGCCCTCAGCTGCGGCGTGATCGTCGTCCTCATCGGCTTTCTCATCCGCCGGCTCATCCTCCATAATGCAGAGGTCGCCGAAACCACCGCCGCGCTGGCGCGCGAGCAGCAGATGCGGGCCGAGGCGGAGGTATCGCGGCTGCGCGCGGAGGCGACTGCGCAGACTTCCGTGCGACAGAGCGAACTCGAGATGCGCAGCCTGTTCCTGGCGGCCCCGGTGGGCATCGCGGTGGTCCACAACCGGATCTTTCACCGGGTCAACGCACGGTTCGCCGAGCTCTTCGGCTATCAACCTGAGGAGTTGATCGGAAAGAACACGCGCCTGCTCTACGCGGACCAGGCGAAGTTTGAAGAGGTGGGCCGAAAGGTCTATCAGCAGCGCGCCAGCGGCGAGCCGGCTCGGATCGAGGCGGTACACCGCTGCAAGGACGGCACCGAGCTCGATATCCTGATCAAGGCCGCGCCGATTGATCCCGCCGTTCCCGACGGCGCGTACATCGTGATGCTCATGGACATCACCACCACCAAGCGGGCCGAAGCCCTCGTCCGGCGGAGCGAGGCCCGGTTGCGCGAGACCCTGGATCACACGAGCGACGCGATTTTCACTGCTCGGGTCGAGCCGGATGGCCGTTTTGTTTACGAAGACGTCAACGCGGCGGTGGAGCAGTTCGGACTGTCGGTGGAAGCTTTTCGGGCCGGCACCACGACGCCGGCCGACATCTTCCCGCCGGACACGGCCGAGACGATCCGCGGCCAGTATCAACAGTGCGTCGAGGCGCGCAGGATGATCGAGGTCCGGCAGGAGCTGACGACCCCGCGCGGCCTCCGGCTTTTTGCCACCAAGCTGGTCCCCGTGGTCGCGACCGAGGGCGGACCGGTGGTTCGCCTCGTGGGCTTTGCCCGCGACATGACCGAGCAACTGCGGGCCGAGCAGGCGCTGCGCGAGAGCGAGGAGCGGCTGCAGCGGCTTCTCTCCAATTCCAACGACCTGTTCATCGTGATCGATGCGGCGGGCGTTTACCGTTCGGTCCACGGCCCGGTGGCGGCGATGATCGGCCTCACGGCGGAGGAACTGGTGGGCGGCAATAGCCTGGACGGGATTCACCCCGACGACCGCCAGCGCGTGGCGGAGCATCTGGCTGCCGCCGTGGCCGCTCCGGGCTGCACGGTCAGCGCGGAATATCGCTATCAGCACAAGGACGGGTCCTGGGTGCACATCGAGGCGGTCGGTGCCAACTGGCTGCACGATCCCAGCATCAATGGCATCGTGCTGAACTGCCGCAATGTCACTGAACGCAAGCGCACGGAGGAGTCACTGCGCCGGAGCGAGGCCGAGTTGGCGGCAGCGCAGGAACATGCCCACATCGGGAGCTGGAGTCTGGACCTCGATGCGGGCCGCGGCACGTGGTCGCGCCAGCTCTACCGGCTCTTTGGTGTTCCGCCCGCGAACCGGATCCCCTCGTTCACCGAGTTTCTGGAGCTGGTCGATTCGCGGGACCGGGAGCGCCTCGTGGCGGCCTTTGCCCGGACGGGCGAGACCGGAGTTCCTGCTCAGCTCGAATGCCGGACCCAGGCAAACCAGGGTGGGATGACGATGTTTGAGATCCGCATTCACCGGGATCCATCGGCCCCGGCGGCGGGTCGCCGCTTGCTGGGTACAATTCAGGATGTGACGGAGCGCGAGGCGACCGCGGCCGCCCTGCGGCAAAGCGAGGCGCGACTGCAGACGGCCCAGGAACAGGCCCGCATCGGGAGTTGGGACCTGAATCTGGCTACCGACACCGGCTACTGGTCGAAGGAGATGTTCCGGCTTTTCGATTTGGAGCCGACCGCGACGCCACCCCCGTTTTCACAGTTCACAGAACTGGCGCATCCCGAGGACCGTGCGGCGATCGAGCGTTCGGTCCGGACGGTGGTCGAATCGCACCAACCGGGGCGACTGATCTATCGAGCCAACCCCGCGATTTGCGCGGAACGCTACCTCGAGCTCGACGTCCGGCCCCACCTGGGTGAGGACGGCAAGGTCCATTACCTCACGGGCACGCTGCAGGATGTCACGCATCGCATGCAGGCGGAAGCGGCCCTACGGGAAAAGGAGCGCCGCTGGTCCACGCTCGTCGCAAATCTTCCCGGCGTCACCTACCGCTGTGCCAACGATCCGCACTGGACCGTCGAATTCATCAGCGCGAGCTGCCGCGAATTGCTCGGCGTTCCGGAGGAGGACTATCTGGTCACCCGCAAGGCCCTGCTCGAAGAGATCATCCCGCCGGAGCAGCGCGAAGCCGTCTGGCAGGAGGTGCAACGCTGCCTCGCGGCGCGAGAGCCCTACCGGCTCAACTATCGGGTGGCCACGCGCACCGACCGCGAGGTTTGGGTCGCCGAGCAGGGGCAGGGGATCTTCGACGCCGCCGGTCGGCTGGTGGCGCTCGAGGGCGTGCTCTTTGACGTCACAGAACTGAAGCGCACCGAGCAGGCGCTGCGGGAGAGCGAGGCCAACTACCGCGGCATCTTCGAGACCGCGCTCGAGGGCATCTTCCGCAGCACGCCGGAGGGGCGATTCCTGGCCGTCAATCCCGCGATGGCGCGCATGCATGGCTACGAGACGCCGGCGGAGATGCTCGCCACCGTCACCGATTTGGCCACCCAGGTGTACGCCGACCCCGAGGACCGTCGCCGCATCCTCGACTCGCTGGCCCGCACCGGCTGGGTGCACAACTACGAGTACCAGGCGCGCCGCAAGGATGGGCAGCTGATCTGGGTCCTGCTGAGCGGCCGCACCGTCACCGACACCAGCGGCCGCCTGCTCTACTACCAGGGAACCTGCCTCGACATCACCGAGCACAAGCGCATGGCCGAGCTCCAGGCGGCCAAGGCCCAGGCTGAGATCGCGAACAAGGCGAAGAGCGTGTTCCTCGCCAACATGTCGCATGAGATCCGGACGCCGATGAATGCGATCCTCGGCTTTACGCAGCTCATGCTGCGCGATTCCGCCATCACCGCCGAGCATCGCACCGCCCTCGAGACGATCGACCGCAACGGCGAGTACCTTCTGGCCCTCCTCAACGACGTGCTCGATCTCTCGAAGATCGAAGCCCAGCGCGCCACCCTCAAGCTCGGCCCGTGCAGTCTGCGACAGTTGGTCGGCAACCTTGGGTCGACGTTCGCCGCCCGGGTCGCGGCCAAGAAACTCACCTTCACCCTCGACCTCGCTGACGACGTGCCGTCGGTCGTCCTCGGCGACGAGGGAAAAATCCGCCAGATCCTCGTGAATCTCCTGGGCAATGCGGTGAAATTCACCGCGCGCGGCGAAATCACGCTGCGCCTGCGCGCCTTCCCGCAGGACCGCGAACACTGGCTGATCCAGGCGGAGATCGAGGACACTGGCATCGGTATTGCCGCGCACGAGTTCGGCGTGCTCTTCAAGCAGTTCGAACAGACGAGCGCCGGTCGCAGGACGGGTTCGGGCACCGGGCTCGGCCTCGCCATCAGCCGCGAGTTTGCCCGCATGATGGAAGGCGACGTCACCGTCCGCAGCACCGAGGGCGTGGGCTCCGTGTTCACGGTCAGTCTCCGGCTCGCGGCGGTCGCCGGTGAACCCGCGAGTGCCCGGGCCTCCTCGCTGCCGCGCATCCTCCGGATCGCGCCGGGCCAGCCGTCCTGCCGGATTCTCGTCGTGGATGACCAGGAGGACAGCCGCCTCCTGCTTTCCTCCCTCCTGGGCTCGGTCGGCTTTGAGGTCGAAACTGCGGCGAACGGGGCCGCGGCGGTCGCCGAATTTGAGCGGTGGCATCCGCACGCCATCGTCATGGATCTCCGCATGCCCGTCATGAACGGCGCCGAAGCCATCCGGCGGATCCGCGATCTGCCGGGCGGGCGCGATGTGCGCATCCTGGGCCTCTCCGCCAGCGTCATCCAGGAGTTGCGCGACCCGATGGAGGGCGCCGACGACTTCCTCGGCAAACCGTTCCGCGACGACGAACTCCTCGACCGGCTTGGGCGCCTGCTCAACCTCCGCTTCGAAACCGATGCGCGCGCCGCGATCGCGGCGTCGTGCGGGCTGGCCGCGCTGCCGGCGCGTTTCGTGGAGCCGCTGCGTCGCGCCGTTGCCTCCGCGGACCTCGACGCCGTCCTCGTCCTGCTCGACGAACTCGACGTGGATTCTCCGGAGCTCGCCGCCGAGCTGCGGACGATGACGGATCGTTTCGACTGGGATCGCATCGCGACCCTGCTCCCCTCGTCAGCCCCGTCCCAGCCCCTGCCATGA
- a CDS encoding hybrid sensor histidine kinase/response regulator, translating into MSTDANLGPATILVVDDTPANLQLLTTMLRDGGYKVRPVSSGQMALRVIEATPPDLVLLDINMPDMDGYEVCRRLKADDRWRDIPVLFISALSDTADKVRAFQAGGVDYVGKPFQFEEVDARVRTHLELRRKSQALAESLTRLQALEQLRDNLTHMIAHDMRSPLLALQMSVQLLADAANLSDADTAALASTARRGAAQVVEMVTQMLDVSRIEAGKMVLECSSCDLVGLAREVIATLQPLAVGRTLSLDAPPELMAEIDCPLIRRVLTNLLGNAIKFTRPPGRIQIVVRPAGDSVRVAVVDEGPGITREDQAKLFEKFHQTTAGARMGGSGLGLTFCRMAVEAHGGAIGVESTGERGSTFWFSLPSAKRPASG; encoded by the coding sequence ATGAGCACCGACGCCAACCTCGGGCCGGCCACGATCCTCGTCGTGGATGACACTCCCGCCAATCTGCAGTTGTTGACGACCATGCTCCGGGACGGCGGCTACAAGGTTCGTCCGGTCTCCAGCGGCCAGATGGCGCTCCGGGTCATCGAGGCCACGCCACCCGACCTGGTGCTGCTCGACATCAACATGCCCGACATGGACGGCTATGAAGTCTGCCGTCGGCTCAAGGCCGATGACCGCTGGCGCGACATCCCGGTGCTTTTCATCAGCGCCCTTTCGGACACGGCGGACAAGGTCCGGGCGTTTCAGGCGGGGGGCGTGGACTATGTCGGGAAGCCGTTTCAGTTCGAGGAGGTCGACGCCCGCGTGCGCACCCATCTCGAGTTGCGGCGCAAGTCCCAGGCCCTGGCCGAGAGTCTCACCCGGCTCCAGGCGCTGGAGCAGTTGCGCGACAATCTCACCCACATGATCGCGCACGACATGCGGTCGCCGCTGCTCGCGCTGCAGATGTCGGTTCAGCTTCTCGCGGACGCGGCCAACCTGTCCGATGCCGACACCGCGGCCCTGGCCTCCACGGCCCGGCGGGGCGCGGCGCAGGTGGTCGAGATGGTCACCCAGATGCTGGACGTCAGCCGGATTGAGGCGGGAAAGATGGTGCTGGAGTGTTCGTCCTGCGATCTCGTCGGGCTGGCTCGCGAGGTGATCGCCACGCTGCAGCCGCTGGCGGTGGGGCGTACGCTCAGCCTCGACGCTCCGCCTGAGCTGATGGCCGAGATCGACTGCCCTCTCATCCGCCGCGTGCTCACGAATCTCCTCGGCAACGCCATCAAGTTCACGCGACCGCCCGGTCGTATCCAGATCGTCGTCCGCCCGGCCGGCGACTCGGTCCGGGTCGCGGTGGTCGACGAGGGCCCGGGGATCACGCGCGAGGACCAGGCGAAGCTCTTCGAGAAATTTCACCAGACCACGGCGGGAGCCCGCATGGGCGGCTCGGGGCTCGGGCTGACCTTCTGCCGCATGGCCGTCGAAGCTCACGGAGGAGCGATCGGCGTCGAGAGCACGGGCGAGCGCGGCAGCACGTTTTGGTTCTCACTGCCCAGCGCGAAACGTCCCGCCTCTGGGTGA